A region from the Danaus plexippus chromosome 26, MEX_DaPlex, whole genome shotgun sequence genome encodes:
- the LOC116774285 gene encoding facilitated trehalose transporter Tret1-2 homolog isoform X2 has protein sequence MLLNIKGFWKVCRYGDLYMVLAALAAQSINISVGFCQGFSAVLLPQYTRDHPGISSEQTSWIASLGVISNPIGALLGGMMVDAVGRRLLLQSIVLPNLIGWLVIALSDTYVFLCVGRFITGFTIGMSTASYIYVAEITTPEKRGVLSALGPGLVSTGIFIVYSLGAFIHWRTVAAICAAVSLLTPFLMYFVPESPLWLASKGQMKEAYDAMFWLRQNNNTAQQELMEFTKDRKQNESMTFKQKLGLFKRRSVLKPFALLIIFFMFQEMSGIYVILYYAVDFFKSVGTSVNEFTASIIVGGVRVFMGAVGACLINSFRRKTLAAASGLLLGVAMLGAAVCDSLNGPPSIKLGCILLHVSFSMVGFLQLPWIMSGELYPQDIRGIMSGATSCCAYVLIFFNIKTYPQLESLVTSNGTLYIFAICAILGATYCYLFLPETKGKTLTEIMRQFDEEKKENDPEIGYMKHDSGEVKSIQRRHSAGAAVSLEKSKELVKQWTQNNNDKK, from the exons GTGCTGGCGGCCTTGGCGGCGCAGTCGATAAACATATCGGTCGGCTTCTGCCAGGGTTTCTCCGCCGTACTGCTGCCCCAGTACACCAGAGACCACCCTGGCATATCGTCAGAACAGACCTCATGGATTG CAAGCCTTGGTGTTATATCGAATCCCATAGGAGCTCTCTTGGGCGGTATGATGGTGGATGCCGTCGGTCGAAGGTTACTCCTTCAGTCGATAGTTCTTCCGAACCTGATCGGCTGGTTGGTCATAGCTTTATCGGATACATATGTCTTCTTGTGTGTCGGAAGATTCATCACTGGCTTCACTATCG gAATGTCCACGGCATCTTATATCTACGTAGCTGAGATTACGACTCCCGAAAAAAGAGGAGTACTAAGTGCTCTGGGTCCGGGGTTGGTTTCCACCGGTATATTTATAGTGTACTCATTGGGCGCCTTCATACATTGGAGGACGGTTGCAGCGATATGTGCTGCAGTGTCTTTATTGACGCCGTTCTTGATGTACTTCGTGCCTGAATCCCCGCTGTGGCTGGCCTCCAAAGGGCAAATGAAGGAAGCCTACGACGCAATGTTCTGGCTGAGACAGAACAATAACACAGCCCAGCAGGAGCTCATGGAGTTCACCAAGGACCGAAAACAGAACGAGTCGATGACTTTCAAACAAAAGCTTGGGTTGTTTAAGAGGAGGAGCGTTTTGAAACCGTTCGCTTTGCTGATCATATTCTTCATGTTCCAAGAGATGTCTGGAATTTacgttatattatactatGCTGTGGACTTTTTTAAATCTGTTGGGACGAGTGTTAACGAATTTACAGCTTCCATAATTGTAGGAGGAGTGAGGGTTTTTATGGGGGCCGTAGGAGCTTGTCTCATCAATAGTTTTAGAAGAAAAACTTTAGCTGCTGCTTCGGGTCTCCTGTTGGGAGTTGCGATGTTGGGAGCCGCCGTTTGCGACAGTTTGAACGGCCCACCGTCTATTAAATTGGGTTGTATTCTTCTACACGTTTCTTTCAGCATGGTTGGCTTTTTACAATTACCATGGATTATGTCTGGTGAACTGTATCCTCAGGATATTAGAGGCATTATGTCTGGAGCGACCTCGTGCTGTGCTTATGTCCTCATCttcttcaatattaaaacatatccACAGTTGGAGTCTCTGGTGACCAGTAATGGAACGCTATATATTTTCGCTATTTGTGCTATACTCGGAGCAACCTATTGTTACTTGTTCTTGCCGGAGACGAAAGGAAAGACCTTGACGGAGATCATGAGGCAGTTCGACGAAGAGAAGAAAGAGAACGATCCAGAAATAGGATACATGAAACATGACAGTGGAGAAGTAAAATCGATCCAAAGAAGACACAGCGCGGGAGCAGCTGTCTCATTGGAGAAGAGTAAGGAATTGGTGAAGCAGTGGACGCAGAATAATAACgacaagaaataa
- the LOC116774285 gene encoding facilitated trehalose transporter Tret1-2 homolog isoform X1 produces MRSCIMEGCQRRAAAVRHRRTRTMLLNIKGFWKVCRYGDLYMVLAALAAQSINISVGFCQGFSAVLLPQYTRDHPGISSEQTSWIASLGVISNPIGALLGGMMVDAVGRRLLLQSIVLPNLIGWLVIALSDTYVFLCVGRFITGFTIGMSTASYIYVAEITTPEKRGVLSALGPGLVSTGIFIVYSLGAFIHWRTVAAICAAVSLLTPFLMYFVPESPLWLASKGQMKEAYDAMFWLRQNNNTAQQELMEFTKDRKQNESMTFKQKLGLFKRRSVLKPFALLIIFFMFQEMSGIYVILYYAVDFFKSVGTSVNEFTASIIVGGVRVFMGAVGACLINSFRRKTLAAASGLLLGVAMLGAAVCDSLNGPPSIKLGCILLHVSFSMVGFLQLPWIMSGELYPQDIRGIMSGATSCCAYVLIFFNIKTYPQLESLVTSNGTLYIFAICAILGATYCYLFLPETKGKTLTEIMRQFDEEKKENDPEIGYMKHDSGEVKSIQRRHSAGAAVSLEKSKELVKQWTQNNNDKK; encoded by the exons GTGCTGGCGGCCTTGGCGGCGCAGTCGATAAACATATCGGTCGGCTTCTGCCAGGGTTTCTCCGCCGTACTGCTGCCCCAGTACACCAGAGACCACCCTGGCATATCGTCAGAACAGACCTCATGGATTG CAAGCCTTGGTGTTATATCGAATCCCATAGGAGCTCTCTTGGGCGGTATGATGGTGGATGCCGTCGGTCGAAGGTTACTCCTTCAGTCGATAGTTCTTCCGAACCTGATCGGCTGGTTGGTCATAGCTTTATCGGATACATATGTCTTCTTGTGTGTCGGAAGATTCATCACTGGCTTCACTATCG gAATGTCCACGGCATCTTATATCTACGTAGCTGAGATTACGACTCCCGAAAAAAGAGGAGTACTAAGTGCTCTGGGTCCGGGGTTGGTTTCCACCGGTATATTTATAGTGTACTCATTGGGCGCCTTCATACATTGGAGGACGGTTGCAGCGATATGTGCTGCAGTGTCTTTATTGACGCCGTTCTTGATGTACTTCGTGCCTGAATCCCCGCTGTGGCTGGCCTCCAAAGGGCAAATGAAGGAAGCCTACGACGCAATGTTCTGGCTGAGACAGAACAATAACACAGCCCAGCAGGAGCTCATGGAGTTCACCAAGGACCGAAAACAGAACGAGTCGATGACTTTCAAACAAAAGCTTGGGTTGTTTAAGAGGAGGAGCGTTTTGAAACCGTTCGCTTTGCTGATCATATTCTTCATGTTCCAAGAGATGTCTGGAATTTacgttatattatactatGCTGTGGACTTTTTTAAATCTGTTGGGACGAGTGTTAACGAATTTACAGCTTCCATAATTGTAGGAGGAGTGAGGGTTTTTATGGGGGCCGTAGGAGCTTGTCTCATCAATAGTTTTAGAAGAAAAACTTTAGCTGCTGCTTCGGGTCTCCTGTTGGGAGTTGCGATGTTGGGAGCCGCCGTTTGCGACAGTTTGAACGGCCCACCGTCTATTAAATTGGGTTGTATTCTTCTACACGTTTCTTTCAGCATGGTTGGCTTTTTACAATTACCATGGATTATGTCTGGTGAACTGTATCCTCAGGATATTAGAGGCATTATGTCTGGAGCGACCTCGTGCTGTGCTTATGTCCTCATCttcttcaatattaaaacatatccACAGTTGGAGTCTCTGGTGACCAGTAATGGAACGCTATATATTTTCGCTATTTGTGCTATACTCGGAGCAACCTATTGTTACTTGTTCTTGCCGGAGACGAAAGGAAAGACCTTGACGGAGATCATGAGGCAGTTCGACGAAGAGAAGAAAGAGAACGATCCAGAAATAGGATACATGAAACATGACAGTGGAGAAGTAAAATCGATCCAAAGAAGACACAGCGCGGGAGCAGCTGTCTCATTGGAGAAGAGTAAGGAATTGGTGAAGCAGTGGACGCAGAATAATAACgacaagaaataa